One Gemmatimonadota bacterium DNA window includes the following coding sequences:
- a CDS encoding galactose mutarotase, translating to MGAVEETIWGAFRSRPVFLYTLNGASGAAAHVTNYGAILQSLEIPDAAGRLVDVVLGFDTLEEYLGGHPFFGATVGRCANRIAGGRFTLEGRDYHLAINDGAGPNHIHGGPGGFDKQVWEPVDFGQREEGPFVAMTYTSVDGEEGYPGTVETTVTYTLTGDDELRISMEARSDRSTVVNLTNHSYWNLNGHHAGPVLDHEVTLFADAYTPVDRHLIPTGEIRPVAGTSFDFTGPKTIAAEMDAISSPGLQEPDGTGGPGGYDHNFVLRDAGGRVRPAAQVASRRSGLAMAVRTDQPGVQFYTGNNLTDALTGKQGAVYGRHHGFCLETQAFPDAVNRQGSPGWPSVILQPDGVYHHEVCYAFASAAPDR from the coding sequence ATGGGTGCTGTTGAAGAGACCATCTGGGGTGCTTTCCGGTCCCGGCCCGTTTTTCTCTACACGTTGAACGGGGCGAGCGGTGCGGCCGCGCATGTAACTAATTACGGCGCGATTTTGCAGTCCTTGGAGATCCCAGACGCGGCAGGACGTCTCGTGGATGTGGTACTTGGATTCGACACGCTCGAGGAATACCTGGGCGGTCATCCGTTCTTCGGCGCCACGGTCGGACGCTGCGCCAACCGGATCGCCGGCGGAAGGTTCACGCTGGAAGGAAGAGATTACCACCTGGCGATCAACGACGGGGCCGGACCCAATCACATCCACGGGGGACCGGGCGGATTCGACAAGCAAGTCTGGGAGCCGGTAGACTTCGGCCAGCGAGAAGAAGGACCCTTCGTCGCGATGACCTATACGAGCGTGGACGGGGAGGAAGGATATCCTGGCACCGTTGAAACGACGGTTACCTACACCCTGACCGGTGACGACGAACTACGGATTTCGATGGAGGCACGGTCGGACCGGTCCACGGTGGTGAACCTGACCAATCATTCCTACTGGAACCTGAACGGGCACCACGCCGGACCGGTGCTGGACCACGAGGTTACGCTGTTCGCCGACGCCTACACGCCCGTCGACCGCCATCTCATTCCAACGGGGGAAATCAGGCCGGTCGCCGGCACGTCCTTCGACTTCACGGGACCGAAGACCATCGCCGCGGAGATGGACGCGATTTCTTCGCCGGGTCTGCAGGAGCCCGACGGAACGGGAGGTCCAGGGGGTTACGACCACAACTTCGTCCTGCGCGACGCGGGCGGGCGGGTGAGGCCGGCCGCTCAGGTAGCTTCCCGCCGTTCGGGCCTGGCCATGGCGGTCCGGACCGATCAACCGGGCGTACAGTTCTACACGGGAAACAACCTGACCGATGCACTCACCGGGAAGCAAGGCGCCGTGTATGGCAGGCACCACGGCTTCTGCCTGGAGACACAGGCCTTTCCGGATGCGGTCAACCGACAGGGATCGCCTGGATGGCCGTCGGTCATCCTGCAACCGGATGGCGTATACCACCACGAGGTGTGCTACGCCTTTGCGTCCGCGGCACCGGACCGATGA
- a CDS encoding nuclear transport factor 2 family protein yields the protein MDRQNTADLARLYVERSNRHVLDEVFPLFDPEATYRSSQFGLFEGLDQIRDMMTGFFTTFPDVHWTVDDYRAESDDTATFEFTMRASNAETGQPVERRGLETITFTEEGLIRHVEVEVAQSD from the coding sequence ATGGATCGACAGAACACAGCGGACCTGGCAAGGCTGTATGTCGAACGATCGAATCGTCACGTGCTGGACGAGGTGTTTCCCCTGTTCGACCCTGAAGCCACCTATCGGTCGTCGCAGTTCGGCCTGTTCGAGGGCCTGGATCAGATCCGGGACATGATGACCGGTTTCTTTACCACCTTCCCCGACGTGCACTGGACGGTGGACGACTATCGCGCAGAATCCGACGACACGGCAACCTTCGAATTCACGATGCGGGCCAGTAATGCCGAAACCGGACAGCCCGTGGAGCGCCGGGGGCTTGAAACGATCACCTTCACGGAGGAAGGACTGATCCGCCACGTCGAGGTCGAAGTTGCGCAGTCGGATTGA
- a CDS encoding ATP-dependent helicase — protein sequence MESDDEDDEPLVRGIYLVAETHSAVCPAPFSSDEISRWERKGRGLAIFRCPDPFSLPEVESRPGTAILVDPDEEQEIPGDPDRLVLKLTSRCTPHLNSLVNCIVLPAYRRYIPLYLFASWNAEDLVTGAVPVPDKEEIEAAMLPLVKEQLQSLLAFTCAVFPDTEALYSSAKPWLTPVEVMMHEGLTRSGLPHRLHVRRGPACVDALVGDPHDGDPYDGDPHDGAVAVEIDGREFVRDDQIRRDTVLTEKHGIREVVRFSGSEVVHDLDACVEKVRSTLTGRGRGSSREHETDRETETGRGNEPSIQMPDPNPSLAGEQASCLNPRAGVVLTLAPAGSGKTRVLTRRVVEAVRGGIKPGRILCVVFNKAASEVMSERIHGDAGLPGVHIRTLHSLGYEICRQAPDSPYAGYGVVTDQTLPGGLTDLFRKVLKADFEQHASAAPYPFPEHLVVAYEEAASQHRRTLVSAGADDTCVEIEGFDGRQAHRIREEVDRRMNAKALMTFDEQLFRAVEILLEHPAARTVYQHRFDSVLVDEVQDLTPVQFLMLRLLSLPLNNLFAVGDDDQMINTFTGADPENIRSFQRWYPGAAIHTLGANYRCRPDIVTRSASVISHNVNRFEKPIRPVQVQTGPGRDTIRVIACPSLEAETDAVVRTIRRWKKRGYGYGDMAVLVRVQSISAPLQTALKEADLPYDPMDAGALFQSHAGRTLGAYFDVIARDERADPRSYALSLSFPSRALSNEQLREAAALGHRFFDRADSLTSERTDGPRDEVVANVETYQDNIEVLRGVYASPDGSPVGFLNELLERTGLGAYYKRQEENSRQRMATSAAEYIDSIREIAARHVCKKAFVDTYLEAMASEAAADQMDRVHPGVSRDDRITVTTIHRSKGDEYKGVILFHVVEDILPHRRMTGSEADVEEERRVFYVALTRAEERLCITTQRKHPSRFLAEMKTAGGGSRPMGLRGQLKCLRERLSRVRPSSIARSVLGRCRQMLP from the coding sequence ATGGAATCTGATGATGAAGACGATGAACCATTGGTGAGAGGAATCTATCTCGTGGCCGAAACACATTCGGCGGTTTGTCCGGCCCCGTTCTCATCGGACGAGATTTCCCGGTGGGAACGAAAGGGCCGTGGACTGGCGATTTTCCGGTGTCCCGACCCGTTTTCCCTGCCTGAAGTCGAGTCCAGGCCCGGTACGGCCATCCTGGTCGATCCGGATGAAGAACAGGAGATACCGGGCGATCCCGACCGCCTTGTGCTGAAGTTGACGTCACGGTGCACGCCCCATCTGAACAGCCTGGTGAATTGCATCGTGCTTCCGGCGTACAGGCGGTACATCCCCCTGTACCTGTTCGCCTCATGGAACGCGGAGGACCTGGTCACCGGGGCGGTCCCAGTACCGGACAAAGAAGAAATCGAAGCGGCGATGTTGCCACTCGTGAAAGAACAACTTCAGTCTCTCCTGGCTTTCACCTGCGCCGTTTTTCCTGATACCGAGGCGCTGTATTCGTCGGCGAAGCCCTGGCTGACTCCCGTGGAAGTCATGATGCACGAAGGACTTACCCGGTCAGGCCTGCCTCACCGGCTTCACGTGCGGCGGGGACCGGCCTGCGTCGACGCGTTGGTCGGCGACCCGCACGATGGCGACCCGTACGATGGCGACCCGCACGATGGCGCCGTTGCGGTGGAGATCGACGGCAGGGAGTTTGTTCGTGACGACCAGATTCGGCGGGACACGGTGCTGACCGAGAAACACGGCATACGAGAGGTCGTCCGATTCAGCGGGAGTGAAGTCGTGCACGATCTCGACGCCTGTGTCGAAAAGGTACGTTCGACGCTGACGGGACGAGGACGTGGATCCAGCCGCGAACATGAAACCGATCGAGAAACTGAAACCGGCCGCGGAAACGAGCCGTCAATCCAGATGCCTGACCCGAATCCAAGCCTGGCAGGGGAGCAAGCCAGTTGCCTGAACCCCCGGGCCGGCGTGGTGCTCACTCTCGCCCCGGCGGGCTCCGGCAAGACGCGGGTGTTGACGCGCCGGGTGGTGGAAGCCGTTCGGGGCGGCATAAAACCCGGTCGGATACTGTGCGTGGTCTTCAACAAGGCGGCGAGCGAGGTGATGTCCGAGCGTATACACGGCGATGCCGGACTGCCAGGCGTCCATATCCGCACGTTGCACAGCCTGGGATACGAGATCTGCAGGCAGGCGCCGGACAGCCCCTACGCGGGCTACGGCGTCGTTACCGATCAGACGCTGCCGGGCGGGTTGACCGATCTTTTCAGAAAGGTGCTGAAGGCGGATTTCGAGCAGCACGCCTCAGCCGCGCCCTATCCCTTCCCCGAGCATCTCGTCGTCGCGTACGAGGAAGCGGCTTCACAGCACAGGAGAACGCTGGTGTCCGCCGGTGCAGACGACACCTGTGTCGAGATCGAAGGATTCGACGGGCGCCAGGCGCACAGAATCCGCGAAGAAGTGGATCGCCGGATGAACGCGAAAGCCCTGATGACTTTCGACGAGCAGTTGTTCCGGGCCGTGGAAATCCTCCTGGAGCATCCCGCTGCCCGTACGGTCTACCAGCACCGCTTCGATTCGGTCCTCGTGGACGAGGTCCAGGACCTTACCCCCGTACAGTTCCTGATGCTCCGGCTGCTCTCCCTGCCCCTGAACAACCTGTTCGCGGTGGGCGATGACGACCAGATGATCAACACCTTCACCGGGGCGGACCCCGAGAACATCCGCTCGTTTCAGCGGTGGTATCCGGGCGCGGCGATCCACACCCTGGGCGCGAATTACCGGTGCAGGCCGGACATCGTAACCCGTTCCGCCAGCGTCATTTCCCACAACGTCAACCGGTTCGAAAAGCCCATCCGTCCCGTACAGGTCCAGACCGGACCGGGCAGGGACACCATCCGGGTCATCGCATGTCCATCGCTGGAAGCGGAAACCGATGCCGTGGTACGCACGATTCGCCGGTGGAAAAAACGGGGTTACGGTTACGGGGACATGGCCGTCCTGGTCCGGGTCCAGTCGATCTCGGCGCCTCTGCAGACCGCGCTAAAGGAGGCGGACCTGCCCTACGACCCGATGGACGCCGGCGCACTGTTCCAATCCCACGCGGGAAGGACCCTGGGCGCGTACTTTGACGTTATCGCCCGTGATGAGCGGGCCGATCCCCGGTCCTACGCCCTCAGCCTTTCCTTCCCCTCCAGGGCACTCTCCAATGAACAGCTGCGCGAAGCGGCGGCGCTCGGCCACCGGTTCTTCGACCGAGCGGACAGTCTGACCAGTGAGCGAACCGACGGTCCGCGGGATGAGGTGGTCGCCAATGTAGAGACCTACCAGGATAATATCGAAGTCCTGCGCGGCGTCTATGCGTCGCCAGACGGGTCTCCTGTTGGATTTCTGAATGAATTGCTGGAGCGAACGGGCCTTGGCGCATACTACAAGAGGCAGGAGGAGAACAGCCGGCAGCGCATGGCCACATCCGCCGCGGAATACATCGATTCGATACGCGAGATAGCCGCCCGGCATGTATGCAAGAAAGCATTCGTGGATACGTACCTGGAGGCCATGGCGTCCGAAGCCGCCGCGGACCAGATGGACCGCGTTCATCCTGGTGTGTCCCGGGACGATCGCATTACCGTTACCACGATTCACCGGAGCAAGGGAGACGAATACAAGGGCGTAATCCTCTTCCACGTGGTGGAGGATATCCTGCCCCACCGGCGGATGACCGGTTCAGAAGCGGATGTCGAGGAGGAACGGCGTGTATTCTACGTTGCCCTGACGCGGGCCGAGGAAAGGCTGTGCATCACGACGCAGCGGAAGCATCCTTCCCGGTTCCTGGCCGAGATGAAGACTGCCGGTGGAGGTAGCCGACCGATGGGCTTACGCGGACAGCTGAAATGCCTCCGTGAACGGCTGTCGCGCGTCCGTCCGAGTTCGATAGCACGATCCGTCCTGGGCCGCTGCCGCCAGATGCTACCTTGA
- a CDS encoding sulfatase, producing MSQSLPNILFIMSDDHASHAISAYGSRINRTPHIDRIGSEGMRFDNCFCTNSICTPSRAAILTGTYNHVNGVTTLSTHLDGRLLNYPKVLQEHGYQTAVVGKWHLGHGGIHDPTGFDYWNVLPGQGLYHDPEMIEMGERSTRRGYTTDLITDCSLDWLRGRDRDRPFCLMVHHKAPHRPWEPDDKHAAMYEDEDIPEPETFDDDYSNRSQAAAAARMRVERDLNAEDLKVPVPEGLPPAEKKSWKYQRYIKDYLRCVASIDDNVGRLLDFIDEEDIGENTIVIYTSDQGFFLGDHGWYDKRFMYEESLRMPFLIRYPREVAPGSVNGDMILNVDFPATFLDCAGVDIPSSFQGRSFRPLLCGETPADWQTSMYYRYWMHGAHHNVCAHYGVRTLQYKLIYYYGDPLGQEGAIGPKTQPEWELFDLEKDPCEMNSVYTDPEYAEVVAELKAELARLQEKVGDVPYGAHQID from the coding sequence ATGTCCCAGTCACTTCCGAACATCCTGTTCATCATGTCCGACGACCACGCGTCGCACGCCATCAGCGCCTATGGCAGCCGGATCAACCGGACGCCCCATATCGACCGGATCGGATCGGAAGGCATGCGGTTCGACAACTGCTTCTGCACCAATTCCATCTGCACGCCCAGCCGGGCGGCCATTCTGACGGGCACGTACAACCACGTAAACGGCGTCACCACCCTGTCCACCCACCTGGACGGCAGGCTGCTGAACTATCCCAAGGTGCTGCAGGAACACGGGTACCAGACGGCGGTGGTGGGCAAGTGGCACCTGGGGCACGGCGGTATCCACGACCCCACGGGCTTCGACTACTGGAACGTCCTGCCCGGCCAGGGCCTGTACCACGACCCCGAGATGATCGAGATGGGAGAGCGGTCGACGCGAAGGGGGTACACCACCGACCTGATCACCGATTGTTCGCTGGATTGGCTTCGAGGGCGCGACCGGGACCGCCCCTTCTGCCTCATGGTGCATCACAAGGCGCCGCACCGGCCCTGGGAGCCCGATGACAAGCACGCCGCGATGTATGAAGACGAGGATATCCCGGAGCCTGAGACCTTCGACGACGACTATTCGAACCGGTCCCAGGCCGCCGCGGCCGCACGGATGCGCGTCGAACGCGATCTCAACGCCGAGGACCTGAAGGTGCCCGTGCCGGAGGGCCTTCCACCCGCCGAAAAGAAAAGCTGGAAGTACCAGCGGTACATCAAGGACTACCTGCGGTGCGTGGCCTCGATCGACGACAACGTGGGCAGGCTGCTGGACTTCATCGACGAGGAGGACATCGGAGAGAACACCATCGTGATCTATACGTCCGACCAGGGGTTCTTCCTCGGCGACCACGGCTGGTACGACAAGCGCTTCATGTACGAGGAATCCCTGCGCATGCCCTTCCTGATCCGCTACCCGAGGGAGGTGGCGCCGGGCAGCGTGAACGGCGACATGATCCTGAACGTGGACTTCCCTGCGACCTTCCTGGACTGTGCCGGCGTGGACATACCGTCCTCGTTCCAGGGTCGCTCGTTCCGGCCCCTGCTGTGTGGCGAGACCCCGGCCGACTGGCAGACGTCCATGTACTACCGGTACTGGATGCACGGCGCACACCACAACGTCTGCGCCCACTACGGCGTGCGGACCCTGCAGTACAAGCTGATCTACTATTACGGCGATCCGCTCGGACAGGAAGGCGCGATCGGTCCGAAGACGCAGCCGGAATGGGAACTCTTCGATCTCGAGAAGGACCCCTGCGAGATGAACAGCGTGTACACGGATCCCGAGTACGCGGAGGTGGTCGCGGAGTTGAAGGCGGAGCTGGCAAGGCTGCAGGAGAAAGTAGGGGACGTGCCGTACGGCGCTCATCAAATCGATTGA
- a CDS encoding alanine racemase has translation MNTDYMLSEVETPAILLDETGMMGNLRAMQDLADRHGVSLRPHIKTHKSLEIGRRQIGLGASGVTVATVDEAQVFIEGGFESITVARPVVSPSKWDRLLSAARDQGADVRVVTDSKEGIQVAGERAAAHDRTVGLFLKIDVGLHRCGLLPDDPHIGELAGMIHDHANLEFRGILSHAGHVYGSKSRAEAAEVAEAERRTMVAVRDALQSDGLPVREVSVGATPAVLAAECFDGITEIRPGNYVFLDLLPVRVGVARVADVALTVLATVISRNEHYFVTDAGSKTLTSDTGVHGMTGNQGFGLAYPASGFPEPDSEMIVEKVSEEHGMVGRNGLDLAIGSKIRVVPVHSCPVANLARSYAVLTPGGLEIWPVDAAGGSR, from the coding sequence ATGAACACAGACTACATGCTCAGTGAGGTGGAAACGCCCGCCATATTGCTCGATGAGACCGGGATGATGGGCAATCTGCGCGCCATGCAGGACCTGGCGGACCGGCACGGCGTCTCGCTGCGTCCCCACATCAAGACCCACAAGTCCCTTGAAATCGGCCGGAGACAAATCGGCCTGGGTGCATCGGGCGTCACCGTCGCCACGGTGGACGAGGCGCAGGTCTTCATCGAGGGCGGGTTCGAGTCCATCACCGTCGCCCGGCCGGTGGTATCGCCATCGAAGTGGGACCGGCTGCTGTCCGCTGCGCGGGATCAAGGCGCTGATGTGCGGGTGGTGACCGACTCGAAGGAAGGCATCCAGGTGGCGGGCGAGCGAGCAGCGGCCCACGACCGGACCGTCGGACTGTTCCTTAAAATCGACGTGGGGCTGCACCGGTGCGGACTGCTGCCTGACGACCCGCATATCGGGGAACTGGCCGGGATGATCCACGATCATGCCAATCTGGAATTCCGAGGCATCCTGTCCCACGCCGGTCACGTGTACGGTTCGAAGTCGAGGGCAGAAGCCGCCGAGGTCGCGGAAGCGGAGCGGCGCACCATGGTCGCGGTGCGCGACGCCTTGCAGTCGGACGGCCTTCCGGTCCGAGAGGTCTCCGTGGGCGCCACGCCGGCCGTCCTCGCCGCGGAATGTTTCGACGGGATTACGGAAATCCGGCCCGGAAATTATGTTTTTCTCGACCTGCTCCCCGTCCGCGTGGGCGTAGCCCGGGTTGCCGATGTCGCGTTGACCGTGCTGGCCACGGTGATCAGCAGGAACGAACACTATTTCGTGACGGACGCCGGGTCGAAGACGCTGACTTCTGATACGGGCGTCCACGGCATGACGGGCAACCAGGGTTTCGGCCTGGCCTACCCGGCATCGGGCTTCCCGGAACCCGACTCCGAGATGATCGTGGAAAAAGTCTCGGAAGAGCACGGCATGGTCGGCCGCAACGGACTGGATCTGGCCATCGGTTCGAAGATCCGCGTGGTGCCGGTTCACAGCTGTCCCGTGGCGAACCTGGCCCGGTCGTATGCCGTCCTGACCCCAGGCGGACTCGAGATCTGGCCGGTGGATGCGGCGGGTGGGTCAAGGTAG
- a CDS encoding threonine/serine dehydratase has translation MHPLLPEILSAEERIRSHVLQTPLIHSMPLSAKSGADVFLKMESEQHTNSFKARGAMNKVLSLTGEERSRGVVTSSTGNHAQGVARACMITGCPGTIYLPNGVDPSKIEAIKQYPVDLAFHDGNPLETELHAKQEAAVLGRTWISPYNDPQIIGGQGTIGIELSQQLPSIDDVFVTVGGGGLIGGIAVYLKAHSPGTRIIGCQPEQSAAMYHCVRAGRIVSTEHGETLSDGSAGDVEPGSITFPVCRDLVDDYILVSEEEIGEVIRFMVDAHHKIVEGAAGVAVAALLKRKDEFRGRTVAIVVCGANIAASTLRTVLAS, from the coding sequence ATGCATCCCTTACTCCCCGAAATACTTAGCGCGGAAGAACGCATCAGGTCCCACGTCCTGCAAACGCCCCTGATCCACTCCATGCCGCTTTCGGCCAAATCAGGGGCGGATGTCTTCTTGAAGATGGAAAGCGAGCAGCACACCAATTCCTTCAAGGCGCGCGGGGCCATGAACAAGGTACTGTCGCTGACCGGCGAGGAGAGGTCACGGGGCGTGGTGACGTCCTCGACGGGCAATCATGCGCAGGGCGTCGCCCGGGCCTGCATGATCACCGGCTGTCCGGGGACCATCTATCTGCCCAACGGCGTCGATCCTTCCAAGATAGAAGCGATCAAACAGTATCCGGTAGACTTGGCCTTCCACGACGGCAACCCGCTCGAAACGGAGTTGCACGCCAAGCAGGAGGCCGCCGTCCTGGGCAGGACGTGGATTTCGCCGTACAACGATCCGCAGATCATCGGCGGCCAGGGTACCATCGGCATAGAACTATCGCAGCAACTGCCCTCCATCGACGATGTGTTCGTTACCGTTGGCGGCGGCGGGCTGATCGGCGGGATCGCCGTCTATCTGAAGGCGCACAGCCCGGGTACGCGGATCATCGGCTGTCAGCCCGAACAATCGGCGGCCATGTATCACTGCGTTCGCGCGGGCCGCATCGTGAGCACCGAGCACGGCGAGACACTGTCCGACGGTTCGGCAGGCGACGTGGAGCCGGGATCGATCACCTTCCCGGTATGCCGCGACCTTGTCGACGATTACATCCTGGTCTCGGAGGAGGAAATCGGCGAGGTCATCCGGTTCATGGTCGATGCGCATCATAAGATTGTCGAAGGCGCCGCCGGCGTCGCCGTGGCGGCCCTGCTGAAACGAAAAGACGAATTCCGTGGACGAACCGTGGCCATCGTCGTCTGCGGCGCAAACATCGCCGCCTCGACGCTCAGGACCGTACTGGCTTCCTGA
- a CDS encoding molybdopterin-dependent oxidoreductase, whose amino-acid sequence MDRRHFLETLAAGLVAGGAMLPTFHSVAGPLFVPVEKDEEELTPLRRFFAVAIVSFPPKIDVEKERLEIEGAVSTPFALRYDELQEWPQVTQESILRCVGGAQGRARWVGVRLRDLLNKAGMDPEARDVIFYGADEYESSVPVGEAMKKSSMLALEMNHEPLWAKHGSPVRLVMPGMYGYKQVKWITRIEVTRKNHKGYWENRGYSDDGRIKS is encoded by the coding sequence ATGGACCGCCGACATTTCCTGGAGACCCTCGCGGCCGGACTCGTTGCCGGCGGAGCCATGCTTCCCACGTTTCATTCCGTAGCCGGCCCCCTGTTTGTACCTGTTGAAAAGGACGAAGAGGAACTGACTCCCCTGCGCAGGTTCTTCGCCGTAGCCATTGTCTCCTTTCCACCGAAAATCGACGTCGAAAAAGAACGGCTCGAGATTGAAGGCGCCGTTTCGACTCCATTTGCATTGCGGTACGACGAACTGCAAGAGTGGCCGCAGGTCACGCAGGAGAGCATCCTGCGTTGCGTCGGCGGCGCCCAGGGAAGAGCCCGGTGGGTCGGCGTGCGGCTGCGCGATCTGCTTAATAAGGCGGGCATGGATCCGGAGGCCCGTGACGTCATTTTCTACGGGGCGGACGAATATGAGAGCAGCGTTCCCGTGGGCGAGGCGATGAAGAAGAGCAGCATGCTGGCCCTCGAGATGAACCACGAGCCGCTGTGGGCCAAACATGGCTCGCCCGTGCGCCTGGTCATGCCCGGCATGTATGGATACAAGCAGGTCAAGTGGATTACCCGGATCGAAGTCACCCGCAAGAACCACAAGGGATACTGGGAGAACCGCGGCTATTCGGACGATGGACGGATCAAATCCTGA
- a CDS encoding SDR family oxidoreductase: protein MVRCMRVTSRYYIPRNPTRKDSNMSLENKTVVITGAAMGIGRAAALCCAEAGGRTVLADIEEAGLKETFGDIHAAGGEASCQVVDVSDARQVEALMAGAVEDFGRIDALINCAGILEGAFVPVDELDEAVWQHVMDVNLKGSFLTCKFAAAVMKEQQKGVIVLLSSGAGVRGGSSSVAYGTSKGAVHGQAVILESQLSPFGIRVHAVCPGGIATPMKLRNIAQAAESQGGSVEEALKQADAYLGDAEGVGRILAFLVSDEADHLRQTVFTR from the coding sequence ATGGTTCGGTGTATGCGGGTGACTTCGAGATACTATATCCCGCGAAATCCTACGAGGAAGGACAGCAACATGTCGCTCGAAAACAAGACGGTCGTCATTACCGGCGCGGCGATGGGCATCGGACGGGCGGCGGCCCTGTGCTGTGCGGAGGCCGGGGGACGGACCGTCCTGGCCGATATCGAGGAAGCCGGGTTGAAGGAGACCTTCGGCGATATACACGCCGCGGGCGGCGAGGCTTCCTGCCAGGTGGTGGACGTTTCGGACGCCCGGCAGGTTGAGGCGCTGATGGCGGGCGCGGTCGAAGACTTCGGACGGATCGACGCGCTCATCAACTGCGCGGGCATCCTCGAGGGCGCCTTCGTGCCCGTGGACGAGCTGGACGAAGCAGTGTGGCAGCACGTGATGGACGTCAATCTGAAGGGGTCCTTTCTTACCTGCAAGTTCGCCGCGGCCGTAATGAAGGAACAGCAAAAGGGCGTCATCGTCCTGTTGTCCTCCGGCGCCGGCGTCCGGGGGGGCAGTTCATCGGTGGCTTACGGGACCAGCAAGGGGGCCGTGCACGGGCAGGCGGTCATCCTCGAGAGCCAGCTTTCGCCGTTCGGCATACGCGTTCACGCGGTCTGTCCGGGAGGGATCGCGACGCCCATGAAGCTAAGGAACATCGCCCAGGCGGCCGAATCCCAGGGCGGGTCGGTGGAAGAAGCGCTCAAGCAGGCGGATGCATACCTGGGCGACGCCGAGGGCGTGGGCAGGATCCTGGCCTTCCTCGTATCCGACGAGGCCGACCACCTGCGCCAGACTGTCTTTACACGATAA
- the rfbB gene encoding dTDP-glucose 4,6-dehydratase, producing the protein MDAMLVTGGAGFIGSNFVRYALKHRPETQVVVLDALTYAGSLANIDDCVGTDRFRFVHGDIRDRDTVDDAMRGVDTVVNFAAESHVDRSILDPSSFIETNYNGVYVLLEAARRVEVKRFLQVSTDEVYGHVPAGFSMESDAFAPRSPYAASKAAADLLVQSYFTTYGMPVLITRGGNTVGPYQYPEKVLPLFITNALEYKPLPVYGDGSAVRSYLYVEDHCSAIDRVLRSGEAGNAYNVGTNREVNGRDLAARVLEVLDRPADLREFVPDRSGHDLRYALDCGRIQALGWRPSLDFDALLERTVQWYVDHPQWWREIRNESGFRSYYKKQYNERYQA; encoded by the coding sequence ATGGATGCCATGCTGGTTACCGGTGGAGCCGGGTTCATCGGCAGTAACTTCGTTCGATACGCACTGAAACACCGTCCCGAGACGCAGGTCGTGGTGCTCGATGCGTTGACCTACGCCGGCAGTCTGGCCAATATCGACGACTGCGTGGGTACGGACCGGTTCCGGTTCGTTCACGGGGATATCCGGGACAGGGACACGGTCGACGATGCGATGCGCGGAGTCGACACGGTCGTCAACTTCGCGGCCGAATCCCATGTCGATCGATCCATCCTCGACCCATCCTCCTTCATCGAAACTAATTACAACGGGGTCTACGTCCTGCTCGAAGCGGCGCGGCGCGTGGAAGTGAAGCGCTTTCTGCAGGTGTCCACCGACGAGGTGTACGGCCACGTACCGGCGGGTTTTTCGATGGAGAGCGACGCCTTCGCGCCCCGCAGTCCCTATGCCGCGAGCAAGGCGGCCGCGGATCTGCTCGTCCAATCCTACTTCACCACCTATGGCATGCCCGTGCTGATCACGCGGGGCGGGAACACCGTCGGACCCTATCAGTACCCGGAGAAGGTCCTGCCGCTGTTCATCACGAACGCCTTGGAGTACAAGCCGCTGCCGGTGTACGGCGACGGAAGCGCGGTACGCAGCTACCTGTACGTGGAAGACCACTGTTCCGCCATCGACCGGGTGCTCAGGTCCGGCGAGGCGGGGAACGCGTACAACGTGGGCACGAACCGCGAAGTCAACGGCCGGGATCTGGCCGCCCGTGTCCTGGAAGTCCTCGACCGGCCTGCGGACCTGCGCGAATTCGTCCCGGACCGGAGCGGGCATGATCTGCGGTACGCCCTGGACTGCGGCCGCATCCAGGCCCTGGGATGGCGCCCGTCGCTCGACTTCGACGCGCTGCTTGAGAGGACGGTGCAGTGGTACGTGGACCACCCGCAGTGGTGGCGGGAGATCCGGAACGAAAGCGGTTTCAGGTCGTATTACAAAAAGCAGTACAATGAACGATACCAAGCTTGA